One genomic region from Silvibacterium dinghuense encodes:
- a CDS encoding efflux RND transporter permease subunit, with amino-acid sequence MDFSKFFIDRPIFAIVLSIIIFCLGLIAIPILPSGEYPEVVPPSVVVHTNYPGANPKAIAETVAEPLEEAINGVEGIMYMKSVSGSDGSLQVIVTFRPGVDPDTAAVRVQNRVSQALSRLPDEVRQFGVTTQKQSPTPLMYVALVSKDGKADSLYLRNYGVIHVKDELSRLTGIGDVQMLGAGDYAMRVWLDPNRLASRGMTADDVVNAIREQNVQVSAGQLGAEPSPNKPDFLTSINVRGRLTTPEEFSNIILKSGPNGQIVHLSDVARVSLGSSDYTLHTYIDTGDAAFIGIFLSPGANALGVAKDVYAKLAELSKMFPAGVGYRIVWDPTVFVRESVNAVEHTLVEAVILVVIVVIVFLQTWRASIIPLVAVPVSIVGSFAWLYLLGYSINTLTLFGLVLAIGIVVDDAIVVVENVERFIEHGLSPRDAAHRAMKEVSGPIIAIALVLCAVFVPMTFLTGITGQFYKQFAVTIAISTVISAINSLTLSPALAAKLLRERGAPKDGLAKAIDFALGWFFRPFNRFFQRSSEAYQGTVGRSFRVRGVVFLAYACLLGSIFVLFNRVPGGFIPTQDKLYLFGGAKLPEGASLARTDAVLREMVSKAHEVDGVEMLPAMSGYNALQVTNTPNLATSYIRLKDFDERHESASQIVAEINKKYSQIPGAITFALMPPPIQGLGNGSGYSLYIEDRAGLGYGALQHALSAFQATVAQTPGMTYPISSYQSNIPQLEVNVDREKAKAQGISLSDVFDTLQTYLGSDYVNDFNTFGRVYRVMVQADSQYRQRPEDITNLRVRNANGEMVPIGSVATVQQTYGPDPVMRYNGYPAADVIGDSDPRVLSSGQVVDKLTEIAKKVLPPGMVLEWTDLSYQQTTQSHAAAVVFPLAILLVFLVLASLYESWTLPLAVILIVPVCIFAALFGVWLSGGDNNIFVQVGLVVLMGLACKNAILIVEFARELELHGKSTIEAALEACRLRLRPIIMTSIAFIAGSVPLLLGHGAGSEVRKATGVTVFSGMLGVTLFGLFLTPVFYVALRKLSGATLQEEFREEGEKVDAYI; translated from the coding sequence ATGGATTTCTCGAAATTCTTCATCGACCGTCCTATTTTTGCCATCGTTCTGTCCATCATCATTTTTTGTCTTGGACTGATCGCGATTCCCATTCTTCCTTCGGGCGAATATCCCGAAGTCGTTCCTCCGAGTGTGGTTGTTCACACGAACTATCCTGGCGCGAACCCGAAAGCGATCGCTGAAACTGTCGCAGAACCTCTCGAAGAAGCCATCAACGGCGTCGAGGGCATCATGTACATGAAGTCTGTTTCCGGTTCGGACGGCAGTCTTCAGGTGATCGTGACCTTCCGCCCGGGTGTCGATCCGGATACGGCTGCTGTGCGCGTGCAGAACCGGGTCAGCCAGGCTTTGTCGCGTCTTCCGGATGAGGTGCGGCAGTTCGGCGTAACGACGCAAAAGCAATCGCCGACTCCTCTTATGTATGTGGCTCTCGTCTCGAAGGACGGGAAGGCGGATTCGCTCTATCTCCGCAACTATGGAGTCATTCACGTCAAGGACGAGTTATCGCGTTTGACCGGCATCGGCGATGTGCAGATGCTTGGCGCAGGCGATTATGCCATGCGCGTGTGGCTCGATCCGAATCGCCTGGCTTCACGCGGGATGACCGCAGACGATGTGGTGAATGCGATCCGGGAACAGAATGTCCAGGTCTCCGCTGGACAGCTCGGTGCGGAGCCCTCACCGAACAAGCCTGATTTTCTGACCTCTATCAATGTTCGCGGACGTCTGACAACGCCGGAAGAGTTCTCGAACATTATTCTCAAGTCCGGACCGAATGGTCAGATCGTCCATCTCTCGGATGTCGCACGGGTCTCGCTGGGTTCGAGCGACTACACACTGCACACCTACATCGACACGGGCGACGCGGCGTTTATCGGCATCTTTCTTTCTCCGGGAGCCAATGCGCTCGGCGTGGCAAAAGATGTCTACGCGAAGCTTGCGGAGCTCTCGAAGATGTTTCCCGCGGGTGTGGGCTACAGGATTGTCTGGGACCCGACGGTCTTCGTGCGGGAATCGGTCAACGCTGTTGAACATACGCTCGTCGAAGCTGTCATCCTGGTCGTCATCGTCGTCATCGTGTTTCTGCAAACGTGGCGGGCTTCGATCATCCCACTGGTCGCGGTGCCTGTATCGATTGTCGGCTCATTTGCATGGCTCTACCTGTTGGGCTACTCCATCAATACGCTTACCCTGTTCGGCCTGGTGCTTGCCATCGGCATCGTGGTCGATGACGCGATCGTGGTCGTCGAGAACGTGGAGCGATTCATCGAGCATGGCCTGAGTCCTCGCGATGCTGCTCATCGTGCGATGAAGGAAGTTTCGGGTCCGATCATCGCGATTGCTCTGGTGCTGTGCGCGGTCTTCGTGCCTATGACGTTCCTCACGGGCATTACCGGCCAGTTCTACAAGCAGTTCGCTGTGACGATCGCTATCTCGACTGTGATCTCTGCAATTAACTCGCTCACGCTGTCTCCGGCTCTTGCCGCGAAGTTGCTGCGCGAGCGCGGCGCGCCGAAGGACGGGCTGGCCAAGGCTATCGACTTTGCTCTCGGCTGGTTCTTCCGTCCTTTCAACCGCTTCTTCCAGCGCAGCTCCGAGGCTTACCAGGGAACAGTAGGACGCAGCTTCCGCGTTCGCGGTGTCGTCTTCCTTGCGTATGCCTGCCTGCTGGGATCGATCTTTGTGCTCTTCAACCGCGTGCCGGGCGGCTTCATCCCGACACAGGACAAGCTCTATCTTTTCGGAGGCGCAAAGCTGCCGGAAGGCGCTTCGCTGGCGCGTACCGATGCGGTGCTGCGGGAGATGGTGAGCAAGGCGCATGAGGTCGATGGCGTCGAGATGCTGCCGGCCATGTCTGGCTACAACGCGTTGCAGGTGACCAATACACCGAATCTTGCGACTTCCTATATCCGTCTCAAGGATTTCGATGAGCGCCACGAGTCCGCGTCCCAGATCGTTGCGGAGATCAACAAGAAATACTCACAGATTCCGGGAGCGATCACGTTTGCGCTGATGCCGCCGCCTATTCAGGGGCTTGGCAATGGTTCCGGGTATTCCCTTTACATCGAGGATCGTGCAGGCCTCGGCTATGGAGCTCTTCAGCATGCGCTGTCTGCGTTCCAGGCTACGGTAGCGCAGACTCCCGGCATGACGTATCCCATCTCGTCCTATCAGTCGAACATTCCACAGCTTGAAGTGAATGTGGATCGTGAGAAGGCGAAGGCGCAGGGGATCTCTCTCTCCGATGTGTTCGACACGCTGCAAACCTATCTGGGCTCCGACTATGTCAACGACTTCAATACGTTTGGCAGGGTCTACCGCGTGATGGTGCAGGCAGACAGCCAGTACCGGCAGCGCCCCGAGGACATCACCAATCTCCGCGTGCGCAACGCAAACGGAGAGATGGTGCCGATCGGCTCAGTGGCCACGGTGCAGCAGACATACGGGCCAGATCCCGTCATGCGCTACAACGGCTATCCGGCGGCGGATGTGATCGGGGATTCGGACCCGCGCGTTCTTTCCTCGGGACAGGTCGTCGACAAGCTTACGGAGATCGCGAAGAAAGTCCTTCCGCCAGGCATGGTGCTGGAATGGACCGACCTCAGTTATCAGCAGACAACCCAGAGCCATGCGGCGGCTGTCGTCTTTCCGTTGGCCATTCTGCTTGTGTTTCTCGTGCTGGCTTCTTTGTATGAGAGCTGGACGCTTCCGCTTGCTGTCATCCTCATTGTTCCGGTCTGTATCTTTGCGGCTTTGTTCGGGGTTTGGCTCTCGGGCGGGGATAACAACATCTTTGTTCAGGTCGGATTGGTCGTGCTGATGGGGCTTGCCTGCAAGAACGCGATCCTGATCGTCGAGTTCGCGCGCGAGCTCGAGCTTCATGGGAAGAGCACCATCGAGGCGGCTCTGGAAGCCTGCCGTCTGCGTCTGAGGCCCATCATCATGACCTCGATCGCATTCATCGCCGGCTCCGTACCGCTGCTGCTCGGACACGGCGCGGGAAGCGAAGTGCGAAAGGCAACGGGCGTTACGGTATTTTCCGGCATGCTCGGGGTTACGCTGTTCGGCCTTTTCCTGACACCCGTCTTTTACGTGGCTCTGCGCAAGTTGAGCGGGGCGACGCTTCAGGAAGAGTTTCGTGAGGAAGGAGAGAAGGTCGATGCGTATATCTAA
- a CDS encoding septal ring lytic transglycosylase RlpA family protein, with protein MARFRNTVSRQYRRLLQHPRLLIGMGAFAIAGTGSAGTMAYYLRPVEPLPASISTTQYMQATVSAQQALMAPPKSTHKSFNPLRGLASWYGSVLHGHTTASGEVFDESQMTACHNSLPFGTRVRVTDLNSNKSVVVRINDRGVLSSGRIIDLSSAAAEKLGILRAGIARVKLEVLGTPAHPDPGKS; from the coding sequence ATGGCGCGCTTCCGTAACACTGTTTCCCGTCAGTATCGGCGTCTGCTCCAGCACCCCCGGCTTCTTATCGGGATGGGTGCGTTCGCGATCGCTGGCACTGGCTCAGCGGGCACGATGGCATACTACCTGCGCCCTGTCGAGCCGCTCCCCGCATCGATCTCCACGACGCAGTACATGCAGGCCACCGTGTCGGCCCAGCAGGCGCTCATGGCGCCGCCCAAAAGCACGCATAAGAGCTTCAACCCGCTCCGCGGACTGGCTTCCTGGTATGGCTCCGTGCTGCATGGGCACACCACGGCATCGGGCGAAGTCTTCGATGAATCCCAGATGACTGCCTGCCACAACAGCCTGCCATTCGGGACACGCGTGCGCGTAACCGATCTGAACTCCAATAAGTCCGTCGTTGTCCGTATCAACGACCGGGGTGTTCTCTCGAGCGGCCGCATCATTGACCTCTCCTCTGCCGCAGCCGAGAAACTCGGCATCCTGCGAGCCGGCATTGCCAGGGTCAAGCTCGAAGTGCTCGGCACACCGGCACACCCGGACCCGGGCAAGAGCTAG
- a CDS encoding MBOAT family O-acyltransferase, translating to MSLSSSVFFVFFLVICGLYWLLARHRSFQIVLLLLANLAFLAKFGPVYLLVPVAASIDWAVGLGLTRTGSQTTRRILVILSLLLNIGLLLGQKLIPLAPHFRWGWLFHLSLSFYCFQALSYTIDLYRGEGKAEANLLRYWAGAMFFPVIVAGPIPRMHKLLKQLREPFRLTQPAAATAFLLIATGLVKKLLVADYLANNFVNRVFDTPALYSGFENLLAVYGYALQLFFDFSGYTDIAMGVAMLLGLSIPENFRTPYLSVNLQDFWKRWHISFSSWLTDYLFESLPKSRLFPSVTYAYAFMVTFLLGGLWHGITWNFLIWGAIHGTGLWLFYLWSVWRKKRGAKRVGSLPGRIAGALLTFHFVCFSWIFFRAADLPGAIVVLKQIGSHTWGMENVTLPVAGVLVFAVLAHCIPQDWFDRSAKLADAMPFWAQGVALAGIVIAIEFLAGQGSAGFVYGKF from the coding sequence ATGTCCCTGAGCTCTTCGGTTTTCTTCGTCTTCTTTCTTGTTATTTGTGGGCTGTACTGGTTGCTGGCGAGACATCGCAGCTTCCAGATCGTGTTGTTGTTGCTGGCCAACCTCGCCTTTCTGGCAAAATTTGGCCCCGTCTATCTGCTGGTGCCCGTTGCTGCGTCCATCGACTGGGCCGTTGGACTCGGGCTGACCCGCACAGGCAGCCAGACAACCCGGCGCATTCTTGTCATTTTATCGCTTTTACTCAATATCGGCCTCCTTCTGGGACAGAAGCTGATACCCCTGGCACCGCATTTCCGGTGGGGGTGGCTCTTCCACCTCAGCCTGTCGTTTTATTGTTTTCAGGCACTTAGCTACACCATCGATTTGTACCGCGGCGAAGGAAAGGCGGAAGCAAATTTACTTCGATATTGGGCTGGAGCGATGTTTTTTCCGGTCATCGTGGCCGGTCCGATCCCCCGCATGCACAAGCTGCTGAAGCAGCTGCGGGAGCCGTTCCGGCTCACGCAGCCGGCGGCCGCAACGGCGTTTTTGTTGATTGCGACCGGACTGGTCAAAAAGTTATTGGTCGCCGATTATCTGGCGAACAACTTTGTGAACCGAGTCTTCGATACGCCGGCGCTCTACAGCGGGTTCGAGAACCTGCTGGCGGTGTATGGCTATGCTCTACAGCTCTTCTTCGATTTCTCGGGCTACACCGATATCGCCATGGGCGTGGCCATGCTGCTCGGCCTGTCCATCCCGGAGAACTTCCGCACTCCTTACCTTTCCGTGAACCTGCAGGACTTCTGGAAACGCTGGCACATCAGTTTTTCTTCCTGGCTGACGGATTACCTGTTCGAGTCCCTGCCGAAGAGCCGGCTGTTTCCCTCTGTTACCTATGCCTATGCCTTCATGGTCACGTTTCTCCTGGGTGGACTCTGGCATGGCATCACCTGGAACTTTCTGATCTGGGGTGCCATTCATGGAACGGGGTTGTGGCTTTTCTACCTGTGGAGCGTGTGGCGGAAGAAGCGTGGAGCGAAACGGGTGGGGTCGCTGCCGGGACGGATTGCCGGGGCTCTTCTGACCTTCCACTTCGTGTGCTTTTCCTGGATCTTCTTCCGCGCTGCCGATCTTCCCGGGGCGATTGTCGTTTTGAAGCAGATCGGTTCGCATACCTGGGGCATGGAGAATGTGACCCTTCCTGTCGCCGGTGTCCTGGTGTTTGCCGTGCTGGCGCACTGCATTCCGCAGGATTGGTTTGACCGCTCCGCGAAGCTGGCGGATGCGATGCCTTTCTGGGCTCAGGGTGTGGCATTGGCAGGGATCGTGATCGCAATTGAGTTTCTGGCCGGGCAAGGCTCCGCGGGGTTCGTGTATGGCAAATTCTGA
- a CDS encoding efflux transporter outer membrane subunit — protein sequence MRISNALLATIVALCCAACSVGPHYKRPDMALPAQFVAPGTSRATTGSPQVEAADPQFWHSFHDPELTTLVERALTSNNDLRSALAHYDAADALWRLSKFDRYPTVTASEDVGREKLAASQAFGYPRNYRYSNSTLNASWELDFFGRVRHNIESQHQQLLATANDQAAMQVAIVGEVAATYIDLRGQQERLRVARQNAENEGRTVKLVEATYSAGRGTQFDTARARAQYESTNSRIPALLSAIALDEHRLAVLCGQSPDTLVAELDAQKPLPDLPEGIDPGTPAELVRRRPDINASEQRLHAATEEIGIQTADLFPRLNFAGLLGIAEYHSDSPFDGFSPVNMAALNIDWSFLDRGRVKARIAASQADGDAQLAQYQQTVLLALEDVDNALVRYARSREQDAQLSQAAADSKRAADLADIRFREGATGLLDLLDAQREELEAEDAYATSHLNSASAAVSLYKSLAGGWPQLQPAKIARP from the coding sequence ATGCGTATATCTAATGCCTTGCTCGCAACGATCGTAGCTTTGTGCTGCGCTGCCTGTTCCGTCGGGCCGCACTACAAGCGACCGGATATGGCTCTTCCGGCTCAGTTCGTCGCACCCGGGACTTCGCGTGCGACGACTGGATCGCCTCAGGTGGAAGCTGCAGATCCACAGTTCTGGCACAGCTTCCATGATCCCGAACTGACGACGCTCGTGGAGCGGGCTCTTACCTCGAACAATGATTTGCGGTCTGCTCTCGCACATTACGATGCGGCGGATGCTCTCTGGCGCTTGAGCAAGTTCGATCGCTATCCCACGGTCACAGCAAGTGAGGACGTCGGCCGGGAGAAGCTCGCGGCCAGTCAGGCCTTCGGTTATCCACGGAATTATCGCTACTCGAATTCGACGCTCAATGCGAGTTGGGAGCTCGATTTCTTCGGGCGTGTTCGTCACAATATCGAGTCGCAGCACCAGCAGTTGCTTGCGACCGCAAACGACCAGGCGGCGATGCAGGTGGCGATCGTCGGAGAGGTTGCTGCAACGTACATCGATCTGAGAGGGCAGCAGGAGCGGCTTCGTGTCGCTCGGCAGAATGCCGAGAACGAAGGCCGGACGGTCAAGCTCGTGGAGGCCACTTACTCTGCCGGGCGCGGTACGCAGTTCGATACCGCAAGGGCTCGCGCGCAGTATGAAAGCACGAACTCGCGCATTCCCGCGCTCCTGTCGGCCATTGCTCTCGATGAGCACCGGCTGGCAGTTTTGTGCGGCCAGTCGCCGGATACGCTTGTCGCCGAGCTGGATGCGCAGAAGCCTCTGCCGGACTTGCCGGAGGGGATCGATCCCGGCACGCCGGCGGAGCTGGTGCGCAGGCGCCCGGATATCAACGCATCGGAGCAGCGTCTCCACGCCGCCACGGAAGAGATCGGCATCCAGACGGCAGATCTGTTTCCGAGATTGAACTTTGCCGGTCTTTTAGGCATAGCCGAGTATCATTCGGACTCGCCTTTTGACGGATTCAGCCCGGTAAACATGGCCGCGCTGAATATTGACTGGTCATTTCTCGATCGCGGGAGGGTGAAGGCCAGGATCGCGGCGAGCCAGGCCGATGGCGATGCCCAGCTCGCACAGTATCAGCAAACGGTGCTGCTGGCTCTCGAGGATGTGGACAACGCGCTGGTGCGCTATGCGCGCTCCCGCGAGCAGGATGCGCAACTCAGCCAGGCTGCTGCGGACAGCAAGCGGGCAGCCGACCTGGCGGATATCCGGTTTCGAGAGGGCGCAACGGGCCTGCTCGATCTCCTGGATGCGCAACGGGAGGAGCTCGAGGCCGAGGACGCTTACGCAACGAGCCATCTGAACAGCGCCAGCGCGGCGGTCAGCCTGTATAAGTCTCTGGCGGGAGGCTGGCCCCAGTTGCAGCCTGCGAAGATTGCCAGGCCCTGA
- a CDS encoding efflux RND transporter periplasmic adaptor subunit, with protein sequence MQATSKEGSVLASRSLWALALCALIVVAGCKQAPQAKPAASAAFVSAAPVVVKDVRISDEFNGRVWATDYVDIRPRVTGYIDRIAFHEGQMVHRGDLLFVIDPRPYKDAADSAEAELEREHAAADFAKIQEDRAERLKKSDAISQEEEQNRGSDLLQSGARVKAAEAALASAQLNLSYTEVRSPIDGRTSRTLLTLGNLAQADQTVLTSVASVDPVYVYFDCDEQSYLRFEQSARHGTAVGSDNPVRVALADEQGFPHVGHIDFIDNSLNPSTGTIRARVVLPNPNHTLTPGLFARVQLQSAAVQQATLIDDKAVLTDQDHKYVYVVGPNNTAQRKDVVLGGTVDGLRIVKSGLSSQDKVIVGGLQLIYFPGAPISPTMTSMDASLPDSTTLASAETK encoded by the coding sequence ATGCAAGCCACATCCAAAGAAGGATCGGTGCTCGCCAGCCGAAGCCTCTGGGCGCTCGCTCTCTGCGCTCTCATCGTCGTTGCCGGCTGTAAACAGGCTCCGCAGGCAAAGCCTGCGGCATCCGCGGCTTTCGTCAGCGCGGCACCGGTTGTTGTCAAAGATGTGCGAATTTCCGACGAGTTCAATGGCCGCGTCTGGGCCACGGACTACGTGGATATTCGGCCGAGAGTTACCGGTTATATCGACCGCATTGCCTTCCACGAAGGACAGATGGTCCACCGCGGAGATCTTCTCTTCGTCATCGATCCGCGCCCATATAAGGATGCCGCGGACAGCGCGGAGGCGGAGCTCGAGCGCGAGCATGCGGCCGCGGACTTCGCAAAGATTCAGGAAGACCGCGCGGAGAGGCTGAAGAAGTCGGATGCCATCTCGCAGGAAGAAGAGCAGAACAGGGGCTCCGATCTTTTGCAGAGCGGAGCCCGGGTTAAGGCCGCAGAGGCGGCCCTGGCATCGGCGCAGCTGAACTTGTCTTATACGGAAGTACGTTCTCCGATTGACGGCCGTACAAGCCGCACCCTGCTGACGCTGGGCAACCTTGCCCAGGCAGACCAGACCGTGCTGACCTCTGTCGCGAGCGTCGACCCGGTTTATGTCTACTTCGATTGCGACGAGCAGAGTTATCTGCGTTTTGAGCAGAGCGCTCGCCACGGTACTGCCGTTGGCTCCGATAATCCAGTCCGGGTTGCTCTTGCCGACGAGCAGGGTTTTCCGCATGTCGGGCACATCGATTTCATCGATAACTCACTTAATCCATCCACGGGAACGATCCGGGCTCGAGTCGTGCTCCCGAACCCCAACCATACGCTGACGCCCGGGCTGTTTGCGCGCGTTCAGCTGCAGAGCGCGGCGGTGCAGCAGGCCACGCTCATCGACGACAAGGCTGTGCTGACGGATCAGGACCACAAGTATGTCTATGTCGTCGGTCCGAACAATACGGCGCAGCGCAAGGACGTCGTTCTCGGTGGAACGGTCGATGGCCTCCGCATCGTCAAGTCCGGCCTTTCTTCTCAGGACAAGGTCATCGTCGGCGGACTGCAGCTGATCTATTTCCCCGGTGCACCTATTTCGCCAACGATGACGAGCATGGATGCTTCGCTCCCGGACTCAACCACGCTTGCCTCGGCAGAAACGAAGTAA
- a CDS encoding TetR/AcrR family transcriptional regulator, whose translation MAQRGRPKCFDPAAALDAAVLLFWERGFEQTSVDEVAAAMNLCTSSLYSSFGDKETLFLAAVNHYLAGRGEVYREAVREGKTAREGFAKLFEVSANELTRTDQPRGCLLWLALPTCSPKYEKLQDEMNRLRASSEAGWLKRLREAVRLKELPKNTDIDLLASYFRTTLSGMSLQARSGATKEQLMKIGQLALAIWPKPSRKPAQKTMTTASKNR comes from the coding sequence ATGGCACAACGGGGGCGTCCTAAGTGTTTTGACCCCGCGGCAGCGCTGGATGCAGCGGTGCTGCTGTTCTGGGAGCGAGGATTCGAGCAGACCAGCGTGGATGAAGTTGCGGCAGCGATGAATCTCTGCACGTCGAGCCTCTACTCCTCATTTGGCGACAAGGAGACTCTCTTCCTCGCCGCGGTGAACCATTATCTTGCCGGCAGAGGCGAGGTGTACCGCGAGGCGGTGCGAGAGGGAAAAACCGCGCGAGAAGGTTTCGCGAAACTCTTCGAGGTTTCGGCAAACGAATTGACGCGCACCGATCAACCCCGCGGCTGTCTGCTTTGGCTCGCGCTCCCCACCTGCTCGCCCAAGTATGAAAAGTTACAGGACGAGATGAACCGGCTTCGAGCTTCGTCGGAAGCAGGCTGGCTGAAGCGATTGCGGGAAGCGGTACGGCTCAAAGAGCTGCCAAAGAATACGGATATCGATCTGCTGGCCTCCTATTTCCGCACGACTCTCTCGGGAATGTCCCTCCAGGCGCGCTCTGGTGCGACCAAAGAACAGCTCATGAAGATTGGCCAGCTTGCGCTCGCAATATGGCCGAAACCATCCCGGAAACCGGCACAGAAAACCATGACAACTGCCTCGAAAAACCGATAG
- a CDS encoding tyrosine-type recombinase/integrase codes for MTLKYDFKAAREEALSAFGTAQRQHVISADMTLEETFEHYISLRSLGAHTTQGRRPVASYVSAQTRRMDQNHRKALLLFFQEASLSDIHWYDLKNYQSARSTGAEPFIRYRRPQDEFPRRNRKGEILAPPKGRTPCPVKPQQINQELATLHKILMYAETWSKDDQRYYRQLRAQNEGIARALTPEEQKLWLEASLSRQRWMIVHWWSVASINTCMGANELNGLRIGDINLSQQVVTVPWSSAKNKYRKRTIAIENESCLSAFEQLIARAYDRGSRDPQHHLFPIGKRGGHAYDPARHMTGSGIKREWNEVRAATNLPWVDPYGMRHTGATRLAEEGFPIDIIMARMGHATEEMRQHYTQISLSAQRRWMQAHSHATSLPDITDTSASIAEALQLLRIAGITPQDLAGAH; via the coding sequence ATGACTTTGAAATACGACTTCAAAGCAGCACGTGAAGAGGCTTTGAGCGCATTTGGTACCGCTCAACGCCAGCATGTCATCTCCGCAGACATGACTCTTGAAGAGACCTTCGAGCACTACATTTCACTGAGATCGCTTGGCGCACACACCACCCAGGGTCGACGGCCTGTGGCGAGCTACGTAAGCGCACAAACCCGGCGCATGGACCAGAATCACAGGAAGGCACTCCTGCTGTTCTTTCAAGAAGCCTCGCTTTCAGATATCCATTGGTATGACCTGAAAAATTACCAGAGCGCTCGGTCCACCGGAGCTGAACCCTTCATTCGCTATCGTCGACCGCAGGATGAGTTCCCGAGGCGCAACCGCAAAGGCGAAATTCTCGCTCCGCCCAAAGGGAGAACGCCCTGTCCGGTGAAACCGCAGCAGATCAATCAAGAATTGGCCACCCTTCACAAGATCTTGATGTATGCCGAAACGTGGTCTAAGGATGATCAGCGCTATTATCGTCAGCTTCGGGCGCAGAACGAGGGCATTGCGCGAGCGTTGACACCGGAAGAGCAGAAGCTGTGGCTTGAGGCATCCCTGAGTCGGCAGCGATGGATGATCGTTCACTGGTGGAGCGTGGCAAGCATCAATACCTGCATGGGCGCGAATGAACTTAACGGCCTTCGGATCGGTGACATCAATCTCAGCCAGCAGGTAGTCACCGTTCCATGGTCATCCGCGAAGAATAAGTATCGAAAGCGGACGATCGCTATTGAGAATGAAAGCTGCTTATCAGCGTTCGAGCAACTCATCGCCAGGGCCTATGACCGCGGTTCGCGAGATCCTCAGCACCATCTCTTTCCTATTGGAAAGCGGGGAGGACATGCCTACGATCCGGCGCGCCATATGACAGGAAGCGGAATTAAGCGGGAATGGAATGAGGTCCGAGCGGCGACGAACCTGCCATGGGTGGATCCATACGGGATGCGGCACACTGGCGCTACTCGCCTGGCTGAAGAAGGCTTTCCTATCGACATCATCATGGCGCGCATGGGACATGCAACGGAGGAGATGCGCCAGCACTACACCCAGATCAGCCTTTCGGCGCAGAGAAGATGGATGCAAGCCCATTCGCACGCAACGTCTTTGCCGGACATAACGGATACCTCTGCATCCATTGCTGAGGCTCTTCAGTTGCTTCGCATAGCTGGAATCACGCCACAGGACCTCGCGGGAGCACACTGA